The Oxyura jamaicensis isolate SHBP4307 breed ruddy duck unplaced genomic scaffold, BPBGC_Ojam_1.0 oxyUn_random_OJ68457, whole genome shotgun sequence genome includes the window AATAATTGAGCAGCTCAGTGTGAGTAATTCAGCTGAGCCCTAGAGGACTCTGGCTGAGTCCAGGGTAGATGGACAGACTGGCTGTCCTCACTGCACTAAGGACAGTCACTTTGCCTCCTGGGACTCACAAGAGATCACCTGGTATACCTGAAAAATGGCAGGGTTTTCTACCCTCTAAAAATTCTCCTGAGTGTGATACAGATGGAATAAAGTAAATCACAAGTGCTGTTTGGCAGTCAAGAGTGTTTACAGTGGTAATGTTGAGAAGTACACATACATCAGAGAGAGATTTAATCAGAGATCACTCCTGGTTTCATTTTATGTAGAGCTGTAGAACAGGTCTGACTCCTACAGTGCACACAGCAGAGTCCACTGCACCCAGGGGCATCTTCCTCCAGCACCAACCAGAGCTCAAGcaagggagcagaagaaacacttcagaaaggCGAAAGTCACTGTAGGGGCATTAGGATGGgaaaagatttatatatatatatatatatatatatatattttccagagaTATCTCTCCTAATTAtcactgtcttttcttccttgggTAGTCCCCTTTGTCCAGGAGGAtcaacagcagctccatcagcgagttcctcctcctggcatttgcagacacaagagagctgcagctcctgcacttcgcgctcttcctgggcatctacctggctgctctcctgggcaacggcctcatcctcacagccATAGCCTgtgaccaccgcctccacacccccatgtacttcttcctcctcaacctcgccctcctcgatctgggctgcatctccaccactgtccccaaagccatggccaattccctctgggacaccagAGCCATTTCCTACTCGGGATGTGCTGCtcaggtctttttctttttctttctgtttttagcaGAGTTTTCTATTCTCACCATCATGTCCTATGACCGCTatgttgccatctgcaagcccctgcatTACAGgaccctcctgggcagcagagcttgtgcccacatggcagcagctgcctggggcagtggggtTCTCTATGCTTTGCTGCACACTGCCAATACGTTTTCACTGCctctctgccaaggcaatgttGTGGACCAGTTCTTTTGTGAaatcccccagatcctcaagctctcctgttCATCCTTATACCACAGCGAAATTGGGCTTCTCACATTtagtgtttgtgtgtttatggGGTGTTTTGTATTCATTGTGCTCTCCTATGTGCAGATTTTCAGGGCCGTGCTGAGGATCCCCTCTGTGCAAGGACGgaacaaagccttttccacatgcctcccTCACATGGCTGTGGTCTGCTTGTTTCTCAGCACTGGcatgtttgcctacctgaagcccccctcaATCTCCTCACCATCCCTGAACCTGGCagtggcagttctgtactcagTGATGCCTCAGGTATTGAACCccttcatctacagcatgaggaatcAGGAGCTCAAGAATGCTATTAGAAAAGTGATGTCATGGATATTTTTCAGGATGTTCTGAAGAAATTAATGGGACCTTTCAGCACCTAGAGACTCCTTCCTTTCTTGTGCAGGTAAATTGTCGTTTTTCTCATGAAAAGGCAATCCTGGATTTTCTTCtaattagttcttttttttttttctttttctttttctttttttttttcattttccccttttgaTAATGTTTTCCACAAAGAAATACTGTTCTTCTTCCCCTTGTGCTTATGTACCAACATTTCTTTTGTCACACTGAGGCTTTGTATAAACAAGGAGTCAGCctctctgtaatttttttttaaaaaaaaaaaaaaaagaaaaaaagaaaccaagctACAACAACTTCTTTGTCTGGACTGCACTCTTAGGAGATCAGGAAGTCATGGGAACAGTTGTCTGGCTACAGCAGGTCTGGGCAGGCCTGGGtttggcaggagctgcctgagGACCCCCAGGGATAgcacagaggggctgcagccttCTGAGGATGTGCCacagaggagagctggggacacagcagggGACGCTGACCTCTATTCATTGGTGCCATGGATGTCCCCAtctgtggggctgagcccttTGTGCCCCAAGGAGCTGCTGTGCCCCTCAGCTGAGCCTGCGTTAGTAGTGGCACAACAAAGATGCCTCTCACAGCTGCACCCTGTGTCCTCATTCATGGTAAAGCACCACTCAGTGTCCTTCGCTCTGCTCTCTGTGTTTGTCTTAGCTCATGGATGAACAAGATTTGACCTGCTTGAGTCTTCTGAGGCCCAGTCCAGTGCCTATTGCCTGCTGCACCTACAGCACAATAACTTACTTTCCCTTACTATGCGTATTGACCTGATgggttgtcctggtttcagttaggatggagttaattttcctcctaggagctggtagggtgctatgttttggattaggatgagaagagtgctgataacacacttatgttttacttgttgcagagcagtgcttacaccaagccaaggactttccagcttctcgctctgtcctgctagcgggcaggctgggggtgcagcaggagctgggaggggacagacccgggacagctgacccaaactggccaagggggtattccataccatctgatgtcatgctaaacagtATataagggggggggaggggggggctaGCTAGGGTGGGGGACCGGGCTGcttggggatgggctgggcatcggtcagcgggtggtgaacaattgcattgtgcatcatgtgtttcgtacacattattattattattattattattattttcctgtcttaataaattgtttctaTCTCAACTCACcagcttcactttcccatttc containing:
- the LOC118159183 gene encoding olfactory receptor 14C36-like, coding for MQSMGQGQSCISFQGVPEATIIEQLSSPLSRRINSSSISEFLLLAFADTRELQLLHFALFLGIYLAALLGNGLILTAIACDHRLHTPMYFFLLNLALLDLGCISTTVPKAMANSLWDTRAISYSGCAAQVFFFFFLFLAEFSILTIMSYDRYVAICKPLHYRTLLGSRACAHMAAAAWGSGVLYALLHTANTFSLPLCQGNVVDQFFCEIPQILKLSCSSLYHSEIGLLTFSVCVFMGCFVFIVLSYVQIFRAVLRIPSVQGRNKAFSTCLPHMAVVCLFLSTGMFAYLKPPSISSPSLNLAVAVLYSVMPQVLNPFIYSMRNQELKNAIRKVMSWIFFRMF